In Thermoanaerobacterium xylanolyticum LX-11, the genomic window GCTATGAAAAAGGTGGCAAAAGCAAAATCGAAAGAATATGTGAAATGGTATCTATGCTTCCAATACCTAAAGGACCAGCATATGGACTATGTGATTCATGGTACATAAACAAAAAAGTAATAGAAGCACATTTCGAAAGAGGATACCATCTCATAGGAGCACTAAAAACTAACAGGATTATCTATCCACAAGGCATCAGAATTCAGATAAAAGATTTTGCCCAATATATCGAAAAGAACGAAGTTCACCTCGTTACAGTGAACGGTTCTAATTACTGGGTATATCGCTATGAAGGAGCCTTAAATGGCATAGATAATGCTGTAGTTCTAATGTGCTGGCCTGAGAAAGCTTTTAAAAATGAAAATGCTCTACATGCATTTATCTGTACTGATACTGAATTAGATACTGAGACTATTCTAAAATACTATAGTCAGAGATGGCCTATAGAAATATTCTTTAGGCAGACAAAGAATAATCTTGGACTAAATACATATCAAGTACGCTCAACAAAATCAATAGATAGATTATTATGGCTTATATCATTGACATACATGTATTGTACGACTTCAGGCGACGAATATTGCAAATTTGGGCAAGGAATAAAAATAGTACGCAAAGAAGTACAAAAGCAGCGTGTTCAATGGCTATATGAGCAAGCTAATAATAAAGTACCTATTGATGAAATTTTAGCAGAACTACAGTTAGCATAGGTGTAGTGTATCTATTTGATGGTAATATTTGTTATCATTTTTTCTCATCTATAGCTTAAAAATTAAATTTAAATCTTAAAATTAATTTACCTACAGTATATAATTTCGGCTTTTATAATTAAAAATTGATACTTTTTAAATATTTTTTTAGCATAATATATAAGACAGATTACCGTACCATGATCTCTACTGCTTTCTCAAGGTTCAGCCATACATCACTGTATTGGTTGTCATTTCAGAGTTCACTTTAATGACTTATCCTTGAGAACTCCCCGGGTAAGAACGATA contains:
- a CDS encoding IS701 family transposase yields the protein MSHNKRITENSSIIQYLMKLNFALYFTKPVIRHVLEFIIAATQKGYSGTVTDIVNLSLANCHRTTFGKFLSQGVWNIEYAWRAIRREVIRIIFELFQTSNKPIFVIFDDTIAEKTKPSLQAKHTIQATGFHQSHLKGKQVWGHQLLTMMLSCGNVVLPYCIERYEKGGKSKIERICEMVSMLPIPKGPAYGLCDSWYINKKVIEAHFERGYHLIGALKTNRIIYPQGIRIQIKDFAQYIEKNEVHLVTVNGSNYWVYRYEGALNGIDNAVVLMCWPEKAFKNENALHAFICTDTELDTETILKYYSQRWPIEIFFRQTKNNLGLNTYQVRSTKSIDRLLWLISLTYMYCTTSGDEYCKFGQGIKIVRKEVQKQRVQWLYEQANNKVPIDEILAELQLA